The sequence AGCGCGCCGCGCACGATCACGTCCTGCAGGGCGTCCCAGGTCGCGAGCGGCACGTCGAGAACCTGGGCGTCCGTCGCGATCAGCCGTGACGGCGCGGCGTTGTTGACGAGCACGTCGAGGCCGCCGAAGCGGTCGACGACCTGGTCGACGGCCTGGCCGACGGACTCCTCGGAGGCGACGTCGACCCGGACGGCGAGGCTGTCGAACCCCGCCGCGGCGAGTCTGCCGGCGTGCTCCCGCGCCCGGTCGACGTCGAGGTCGGCGACCGCGACCCTGGCCCCCTGCTCGGCCATGGTCGTGGTCATGGCCGAGCCGAGGTGCCCGGCGCCGCCCGTCACGACCGCGACGAGCCCGGCCAGTGGCTGGGACGTCACGTCAGATCACGACGAGCGGCTTGTGCACGTCGCCCCGTGGGAACAGGTCGCCGTCCGGCGGCGTGAGCAGAAGGTCGAGCGAGGGGCCGAAGCGGTCGGCGAGCGCCCGCAGGCGGTCGTGGTCGAAACCCCAGCGCGCGATCGCGTTGCCGCCCAGCAGCAGCCTCGCCTCGTCGGCGGGAACGCCCGCCGCGCCGAGGGTGGCGCGCAGGTACTCCGTCGTCCCGCCGGCGGCGAAGGTGCCCTCGTGGTGGGGATAGTCCATCCCCAGGCACATCGCGTCGAGCCCGATCTGGTGGCGCGCCTCGACCTCGGCCCGGGAGAAGATCGACGAACCGAGCCAGCACTGGCGCCGGAAGTACTCCGACGGCTCGCGGCGGACCACGTCGCGCACGGCCCGGCGCTGGTAGCTGCCCTGGTAGGAGTAGTCCATCGAGGCGAGGGCCGTGATGACCCAGGCCGAGCCCTGCTCGGTGAAGGCCACCCGCAGCCCCGGGTGCCGCTCCAGGATCCCGCTCCAGACGAGGTGGGTGAGCACCTCGTGGCAGCGGAAGACCATCTCCTTCGAGCACAGCGGCAGGGCGACGACGGGGTCGGGGATGCCCTGGTAGGCCGTGCGCGGTAACGAGGACGAGATCGCCACGTGCGAGTTCAGTGGCATCTCGAGCTCCTCGAGGAGGCTCCAGATCGGCTCGTGGCGCTCGTGGAAGATCGGCTGGTCCGCGCTGAACGTGGGCAGCAGCACCCCCCTGAGCCCCGACTCCCTCGCCCAGCGGATCTCGGCCAGCGCGGCCTCGACGTCGTCGAACGACACGACCGCCATGCCGAGGAAGCGGTCAGGGGCGGCGGAGCAGAAGTCGACCAGCCAGCGGTTGTGGGCCCGGTTGCCCGCGTCGATCTCCTCCCTCGTCCGGGCCGGCCACCGCGGTGCCTGCCGGCTGGCGCCCTGGCGCATGGTCTGGGACGGCGGGCCGAACGCCTCGAACGGCATCCCGAAGTCCGGGAACAGCACCTCGGCCACGATGCCCTCGCGCTCCAGCTCGGCCAGCCGGCGGACCGGGTCGGAGCAGCCCTCCAGCCGCCCCGGCTCGAAGACGTCGCGCACCCACTGCTCGACGACGTCGGGGTCCAGGCGGCCCCGCAGGTGCGCGGGATCCATCGGGGGTACGCCGTTGTCGTCGTAGAAGTCGCAGAAGGCGTCGAAGCGCTCGTGCAGCGCGGCGGTCAGGTACGGCCGGTACTGGCGCATCTTCGGCATGGCGTGGCCGTCGGACGAGACGACCAACGCACGCTCACTCGTGGTCACCATGAGTCACCCGCTTGATCGGAGACCGGTAATTAAGCCACTTTAATCAAGTTGCCTGGAGAGTGTCGAGCCTCGCTCCGCGATCACGGGCCGCTGCTGGGGCTGGCGAACGGGTCCGCTCGACACAAGAACTTGCGGACGTTGACTTAATTTGCAAGTATTGCCCGCATCGCCGCGTCGTCCCGACGCGCGTCGGTAGGGAGGGCCCGGGACAGTGCCGTTGATCCTTGAAGGAATCCGTGTTCTCGAAGTCGCGGAGTACGGCATGGTGCCGTCCGCGGGCGCCGTGCTCGGTGAGTGGGGCGCGGACGTCATCAAGATCGAGCATGCGCACCGGGGCGACCCGATCCGGGGCCTGTCGACCGCCGGCGTGGCGCCCGGTACCAACGGCTTCACCCCGATGCACGAGCCCGTCAACCGCAACAAGCGGTCCGTGGGTGTCGACATCGGCGTGCCCGAGGGCCGGGAGATCATCCTGGACCTCGCGCGGCAGGCGGACGTGTTCCTGACGAGCTTCCTGCCCTCGGCCCGAAGGAAGCTTGGCCTCGAGGTCGAGGACCTCCGGGCCGTGAACCCAAAGATCATTTACGGTCGGGGCAGCGCCCACGGCCAGCTCGGCGACGAGGCCGAGGCGGGTGGCTTCGACGGCCTGACCTACTGGCTGCGGTGCGGCATCGCCATGGGCACCATCCCGACCGGCTGCACGGACCTGACGATGCAGCCCGGGCCGGGCT is a genomic window of Pseudofrankia inefficax containing:
- a CDS encoding amidohydrolase family protein, which translates into the protein MVTTSERALVVSSDGHAMPKMRQYRPYLTAALHERFDAFCDFYDDNGVPPMDPAHLRGRLDPDVVEQWVRDVFEPGRLEGCSDPVRRLAELEREGIVAEVLFPDFGMPFEAFGPPSQTMRQGASRQAPRWPARTREEIDAGNRAHNRWLVDFCSAAPDRFLGMAVVSFDDVEAALAEIRWARESGLRGVLLPTFSADQPIFHERHEPIWSLLEELEMPLNSHVAISSSLPRTAYQGIPDPVVALPLCSKEMVFRCHEVLTHLVWSGILERHPGLRVAFTEQGSAWVITALASMDYSYQGSYQRRAVRDVVRREPSEYFRRQCWLGSSIFSRAEVEARHQIGLDAMCLGMDYPHHEGTFAAGGTTEYLRATLGAAGVPADEARLLLGGNAIARWGFDHDRLRALADRFGPSLDLLLTPPDGDLFPRGDVHKPLVVI